Proteins from one Chitinophaga oryzae genomic window:
- a CDS encoding GDSL-type esterase/lipase family protein, whose translation MNNTFCKWLTGAVLGLALYAGNAQAQAPAWDSTHRPGKYKELVAKFNAEKITRKNFVFLGNSITAGTNWANLLSLPNAVNRGISGDITFGVLERLNEVIAGKPAKIFVLIGINDISRNIPDSVILRNYKTIISRIRKGSKKTQIYFNTLLPVNASFNKFKNHYGKDEHILWLNEQIRQLKGSHVTIIDLYPHFLDADKHLRAELTMDGLHLKPEGYAVWADILQKGGYLR comes from the coding sequence ATGAACAACACATTTTGCAAGTGGCTCACCGGGGCCGTTCTGGGCCTCGCCCTTTATGCCGGCAACGCACAGGCGCAGGCGCCCGCCTGGGACAGCACCCACCGCCCCGGTAAATACAAGGAACTCGTGGCGAAATTCAACGCTGAAAAAATCACCCGGAAAAATTTTGTCTTCCTCGGCAACAGTATCACTGCCGGCACCAACTGGGCTAACCTCCTGTCGCTGCCCAATGCGGTCAACAGGGGCATTTCCGGCGATATTACCTTCGGGGTACTGGAACGGCTCAACGAAGTCATCGCCGGCAAACCCGCCAAAATATTCGTACTCATCGGCATCAATGATATCTCCAGGAATATACCCGACAGCGTGATCCTGCGGAATTACAAAACGATCATCAGCCGTATCCGCAAAGGATCCAAAAAAACACAGATCTATTTTAATACGCTGCTGCCGGTAAATGCGTCTTTCAATAAATTCAAAAATCACTACGGTAAAGATGAGCACATCCTCTGGCTGAATGAACAGATCAGGCAGCTGAAAGGCAGCCATGTGACCATCATCGACCTGTATCCGCATTTCCTGGACGCAGACAAACATCTGCGGGCTGAACTCACCATGGACGGGCTTCACCTTAAACCGGAAGGCTATGCCGTGTGGGCAGATATCCTGCAAAAAGGTGGATACCTCCGCTAG
- a CDS encoding glycoside hydrolase family 28 protein yields the protein MKTVLLTLLAVAWLSTAAMAGSINIADRGAKGDGRTDNTAIIQQALRDCRQGTLIIPAGNFLTGPLTLPSDIRIYLEFGATLTGIADMSRYPRPAHGAPALISAAGASNITLCGEGTIDGQGHHANFQLGDDSKTGAIRPMLLHFENCRHIEVKDLHIRNAAYWVQKYEGCDDVSLRGLKVYSHGNFNNDGIDISGSANVIISDCNIDTDDDALCLKSEISASCENIVISNCLLRSNCNALKFGTGSYSGFKNITVSNIAIHKASEENRRHWKQSFPWMGTTADTSVIAGIALEVVDGGSMDQVIISGVTMQDVQTPIFIRLGDRKKGPGNTVSSLKNVVISNIIARSVSRLSSCISGIPGHPVENISISHVRIFAPGGATATDETNIPENIQGYPENRMFNSILPASAFYIRHAKNISLEDVQVHTLEPDARKPFLLDDVGSFEARRCRLNDVAIEAEEIQRVRR from the coding sequence ATGAAAACAGTTTTATTAACACTACTGGCCGTAGCGTGGCTTAGCACCGCCGCCATGGCCGGCTCTATTAACATTGCAGACCGCGGCGCAAAAGGGGATGGCCGCACGGATAATACCGCCATTATTCAACAGGCCCTCCGCGATTGCCGGCAGGGCACCCTTATCATCCCCGCCGGTAATTTCCTCACCGGGCCGCTCACCTTGCCTTCCGACATCCGCATCTACCTTGAGTTTGGCGCTACCCTCACCGGCATCGCCGACATGAGCCGTTATCCCAGGCCGGCCCATGGCGCTCCGGCGCTGATCTCCGCCGCCGGCGCCTCCAATATCACCCTCTGCGGCGAAGGCACCATCGACGGCCAAGGACATCATGCCAATTTCCAGCTGGGCGACGACAGTAAAACAGGCGCCATCCGCCCCATGCTGCTGCATTTTGAAAACTGCCGGCATATTGAAGTCAAAGACCTCCACATCCGCAACGCCGCCTACTGGGTACAGAAATATGAAGGTTGTGACGATGTAAGCCTCCGCGGCCTAAAAGTCTACAGCCATGGTAATTTCAACAACGACGGCATCGATATCAGCGGCAGCGCCAACGTCATTATCTCCGACTGCAACATCGACACTGATGACGATGCACTCTGCCTCAAAAGTGAAATCAGCGCCTCCTGCGAAAACATCGTTATCAGCAACTGCCTCCTGCGCAGTAACTGCAACGCGCTTAAATTCGGGACCGGCTCCTATAGCGGTTTCAAAAATATTACCGTCAGCAATATCGCCATCCATAAAGCGTCGGAAGAAAACCGCCGCCACTGGAAACAAAGCTTTCCCTGGATGGGCACCACCGCCGATACCAGCGTGATCGCCGGCATCGCACTGGAAGTGGTAGACGGCGGCAGCATGGACCAGGTCATTATCTCCGGGGTTACCATGCAGGATGTGCAAACACCCATTTTCATCCGCCTCGGCGACCGAAAAAAAGGACCGGGCAACACCGTCAGCTCCCTTAAAAACGTGGTCATCAGCAACATCATCGCACGCAGTGTCAGCCGGCTCAGCTCCTGTATCTCCGGTATCCCCGGCCACCCGGTAGAAAACATCAGCATCAGCCACGTACGTATCTTCGCCCCCGGCGGCGCCACCGCCACCGATGAGACAAACATCCCGGAAAATATACAGGGCTACCCCGAAAACAGGATGTTCAACTCCATCCTGCCCGCTTCCGCTTTTTATATACGCCATGCGAAAAATATCTCCCTGGAAGACGTACAGGTGCACACCCTGGAACCAGACGCCAGAAAGCCTTTCCTGCTGGACGATGTCGGCAGCTTCGAGGCCAGACGCTGCCGGCTAAACGATGTCGCCATAGAAGCGGAAGAAATACAACGGGTACGCAGATAA
- a CDS encoding DUF6000 family protein → MNDLQQVTDLHAAGAIIRHLSPFASLTSHENGFELPAAIYQQWVKPYYMNVCSGNDEWIEPFYRVKSLITHDLTTLLLGDAHWPARKVGAYFAAINQYTDLVDIIGTHFLKSELPCVGNTYTLVLASFNNEKSVAYLDKYLHYYLKRPDLHFDQQAAMEASLYLDAINGTNHTSQHFPNWEKLRQQWLHSLGLSLHPLEEQLAVIKNLRN, encoded by the coding sequence ATGAATGACTTGCAGCAAGTGACCGACCTGCACGCGGCCGGAGCTATTATCAGACACCTGTCCCCTTTTGCCAGCCTGACTTCACACGAAAATGGCTTTGAGCTGCCCGCTGCTATTTACCAACAATGGGTGAAGCCCTACTACATGAATGTCTGTTCCGGGAATGATGAATGGATAGAACCTTTTTACCGGGTTAAATCGCTGATCACACACGACTTGACAACTTTATTACTGGGCGATGCCCACTGGCCGGCCAGAAAAGTGGGCGCCTATTTCGCCGCTATCAACCAGTACACCGACCTGGTAGATATCATCGGCACTCATTTCCTGAAAAGTGAACTGCCCTGCGTAGGCAATACGTACACACTGGTGCTGGCCAGCTTTAACAACGAGAAAAGCGTGGCGTACCTGGACAAATACCTGCATTACTACCTGAAAAGGCCCGACCTGCATTTCGACCAGCAGGCCGCCATGGAAGCCTCCCTCTACCTGGACGCCATCAACGGCACCAATCATACCAGCCAGCATTTCCCCAACTGGGAAAAACTCCGCCAGCAGTGGCTGCATTCGCTCGGGCTGTCCCTCCATCCGCTCGAAGAACAGCTGGCAGTAATTAAAAATCTGCGAAACTGA
- a CDS encoding acyltransferase family protein: MQTSSRQTYLDWLRIIAIAGVLIFHSAMPYVAYWEWHIKNNATSHVLLEMNDFLHRFRMPLLFFISGTVSYYMLQSRSGSGFLGLRFRRLFVPLLLGILVIVPPQVYLERVTQGYKGNFWQFYAGMFRTGAYPKGNMSWHHLWFICYLLVYDILCAPLFVWWSSPAGKKWLQKLNGLASGKWIYLLMAPSVISHAFLSRMFGATNDLVHDYAYFPYWMLYLVAGFVCIAHPQLMDSLERNRRSSFALAFVSIITINYFRWNGLEPAHGWPGWAGWCYTALAVVSAWMWVFTAVGYGKRYLNRKSRMLAYANEAVYPFYILHQTVIVILTYYLSTLQEDIGLKYIFTVVMTFMISMSIFHLFIRPYAPMRFLFGMKPATRREAKTGTATGTPDSPALQPHTVPLT; this comes from the coding sequence ATGCAAACCTCTTCCCGACAAACTTATCTGGACTGGCTGCGGATCATAGCCATCGCCGGCGTGCTGATTTTCCATTCCGCCATGCCCTATGTGGCTTACTGGGAATGGCATATTAAAAACAATGCTACCAGCCACGTATTACTGGAAATGAATGATTTTCTGCACCGGTTCCGGATGCCGCTGTTGTTTTTTATCTCCGGCACCGTGAGCTATTACATGCTGCAGAGCCGTAGCGGGAGCGGTTTCCTGGGCCTCCGGTTCCGGCGCTTGTTTGTGCCGCTGCTGCTGGGCATACTGGTGATTGTGCCGCCACAGGTGTACCTCGAGCGGGTGACACAGGGCTATAAAGGTAATTTCTGGCAGTTTTATGCCGGAATGTTTCGTACCGGCGCTTATCCCAAGGGCAATATGAGCTGGCATCATCTCTGGTTTATCTGTTACCTGCTGGTGTATGATATCCTGTGTGCTCCATTGTTTGTCTGGTGGTCATCTCCTGCAGGGAAAAAATGGCTGCAAAAGCTCAACGGGCTGGCCTCCGGCAAATGGATCTACCTGTTGATGGCGCCCAGCGTGATCTCGCACGCTTTTCTGTCCCGTATGTTCGGTGCCACCAACGACCTGGTCCACGATTATGCTTATTTCCCTTACTGGATGCTATACCTGGTGGCCGGTTTTGTCTGTATCGCCCATCCGCAGCTGATGGACAGCCTGGAGCGCAACCGGCGCAGCTCTTTTGCCCTGGCGTTCGTGAGCATCATCACGATCAACTATTTCCGGTGGAACGGGCTGGAGCCGGCACACGGCTGGCCGGGGTGGGCGGGCTGGTGTTATACCGCGCTGGCGGTGGTCAGCGCCTGGATGTGGGTGTTTACCGCTGTAGGGTACGGCAAAAGGTACCTTAACCGCAAAAGCCGGATGCTGGCTTATGCCAACGAGGCGGTGTATCCGTTTTATATCCTGCACCAGACGGTGATCGTCATATTGACCTACTACCTGTCCACCCTGCAGGAGGATATCGGGCTGAAATATATTTTTACCGTTGTGATGACTTTCATGATAAGTATGAGTATCTTCCATTTGTTTATCCGGCCTTACGCGCCGATGCGCTTTCTGTTCGGCATGAAGCCGGCCACCCGCCGGGAGGCTAAAACAGGAACAGCGACAGGAACGCCGGATAGTCCTGCCTTACAACCACACACAGTACCGCTGACATGA
- a CDS encoding sensor histidine kinase, whose product MRFFTKYIFPPLYGLLAYFTIRLLADSVSGMLFWRRSWMLNGIEMTFSAIMGYVFIWAYNRLFAYYDRRWQHDFSSKRIGQEVLGVFLINLLVQNTFLTPMVALTDDGLQWYDLVDVNLIPLFYALIYYGVRRSHLYFQAYVQNRLQLEKITNDKLETELKFLRAQYHPHFLFNALNTIYFQMDDDVVAAKKTVEQFADLLRYQLYDQQEMVGIHQEIQYMQRFIDLQKIRSSPRLRLQLQFDEQLQDEKVYPLLFLPLVENAFKYIGGDYLLQLELRKQGKEISFLVQNSIPVVAPEIDGLPVVREKGIGLENLQRRLELLYPDRHYFSAGVKEHQFVAELKLTLQA is encoded by the coding sequence ATGAGGTTCTTTACGAAATATATATTCCCTCCGCTATATGGACTGCTGGCGTATTTTACCATCCGCCTGCTGGCAGACTCCGTGTCGGGGATGCTGTTCTGGCGGCGCTCCTGGATGCTGAACGGCATAGAGATGACGTTCAGTGCGATCATGGGCTATGTGTTCATCTGGGCGTATAACCGCCTGTTTGCCTACTATGACCGGCGGTGGCAGCACGATTTTTCTTCCAAACGGATCGGACAGGAAGTGCTGGGCGTTTTTCTGATCAACCTGCTGGTGCAAAATACTTTCCTGACCCCCATGGTGGCATTGACAGACGACGGGCTGCAATGGTATGACCTGGTAGATGTGAATCTCATTCCCCTGTTTTATGCGTTGATTTATTATGGCGTAAGAAGGAGCCATCTTTATTTTCAGGCCTATGTGCAGAACCGGTTGCAGCTGGAAAAGATCACCAACGATAAACTGGAAACAGAACTAAAATTCCTGCGGGCGCAATACCATCCGCATTTCCTGTTCAATGCGCTGAACACCATTTATTTTCAGATGGACGATGATGTGGTGGCCGCCAAAAAAACGGTGGAGCAGTTTGCAGACCTGCTGCGGTACCAGTTGTACGACCAGCAGGAGATGGTGGGTATTCACCAGGAGATACAATACATGCAGCGGTTTATCGATCTGCAGAAGATACGTTCTTCTCCCCGGTTACGGCTGCAGTTGCAGTTTGACGAACAGTTGCAGGACGAAAAAGTGTATCCGTTACTGTTCCTTCCGCTGGTGGAAAATGCTTTTAAATACATCGGCGGCGACTACCTGTTGCAGCTGGAACTGCGCAAGCAAGGTAAGGAGATTAGTTTCCTGGTACAGAATTCCATCCCTGTTGTGGCGCCGGAGATAGACGGTTTGCCGGTAGTGCGGGAAAAAGGTATCGGGCTGGAGAACCTGCAGCGGCGCCTGGAACTGTTGTATCCGGACAGGCATTATTTTTCTGCGGGCGTAAAAGAACATCAATTTGTAGCTGAATTAAAACTTACATTACAAGCATGA
- a CDS encoding LytR/AlgR family response regulator transcription factor, producing MNPVTIRCVITDDEPLAAKGIMGYAARTGFLEVVAVCEDAVQLNAVLKQQPADLLFLDIEMPYISGIEFLKNYPQPPKVIFTTAYERYAMQGFELDVLDYLLKPISFERFLKAANKAYDYFAAQRTQQSPYFFIKSDKKLEKVLYQDILFAEALENYVAVYTTDRKILTHARLKSVIEMLPAQQFIQPHKSYVVNMQHIGAIEGNILHVGAFQVPISKYQKEEVLEKIVNNRLLRK from the coding sequence ATGAACCCTGTAACCATACGTTGCGTGATCACCGACGATGAGCCGCTTGCTGCCAAAGGTATCATGGGATATGCAGCACGGACCGGCTTTCTGGAGGTGGTGGCTGTTTGTGAAGATGCGGTGCAGCTGAACGCCGTGTTAAAACAACAGCCGGCAGACCTGTTGTTCCTGGATATTGAAATGCCTTATATCTCCGGTATTGAATTTTTGAAAAATTATCCGCAGCCGCCGAAGGTGATTTTCACTACCGCCTATGAGCGCTATGCCATGCAGGGTTTTGAACTGGACGTACTGGACTACCTGCTGAAGCCGATCTCTTTTGAGCGTTTTCTGAAGGCGGCCAACAAAGCGTACGATTACTTTGCAGCGCAGCGCACGCAGCAGTCTCCCTATTTCTTTATAAAGTCGGACAAAAAGCTGGAGAAGGTATTATACCAGGATATTCTTTTTGCAGAAGCATTGGAAAACTACGTGGCCGTATATACGACGGACCGGAAAATACTCACGCATGCCAGGCTGAAGTCCGTGATAGAGATGCTGCCGGCCCAGCAGTTTATTCAGCCGCATAAATCCTATGTGGTCAATATGCAACATATTGGCGCTATTGAAGGGAACATCCTGCATGTGGGCGCTTTTCAGGTACCTATCAGTAAATACCAGAAAGAAGAGGTGCTGGAGAAGATTGTCAACAACCGGCTGCTGCGGAAATAG
- a CDS encoding DUF4142 domain-containing protein, whose protein sequence is MKKLCIPVLAIVLMACGQQSKPAQEERQDSTAAAPETVEPVDERTFVGHMAASDLKEIRLGELASQKAKSARVKTFGAEIVKERTASTLQLQEIARQEGTTLAPELSRNDQDEIASMRDRDNMDRAYIKRMVQEQKRTVQRLQRYTDSKDTAISSYVKRTLPVASARYDEAVQILEDMRKQMNNRDISHD, encoded by the coding sequence ATGAAAAAGCTTTGTATCCCTGTGTTGGCTATTGTGCTGATGGCTTGCGGACAACAGTCGAAACCGGCACAGGAAGAAAGACAGGACAGTACCGCCGCTGCGCCGGAAACGGTGGAGCCGGTGGATGAACGGACTTTTGTGGGGCACATGGCGGCGTCTGATCTGAAAGAGATCAGGCTGGGAGAGCTGGCTTCACAGAAAGCTAAAAGCGCAAGGGTGAAAACTTTCGGGGCTGAGATCGTTAAAGAACGCACCGCGTCCACTTTGCAGCTGCAGGAGATAGCCCGCCAGGAAGGAACTACGCTGGCGCCAGAACTAAGCCGGAATGACCAGGATGAAATAGCGTCTATGCGTGACCGTGATAATATGGACCGGGCTTATATCAAGCGGATGGTACAGGAACAGAAGCGTACGGTCCAGCGATTGCAACGATATACTGATTCGAAAGATACCGCCATCAGTTCTTATGTCAAAAGAACGTTACCGGTGGCCAGCGCACGTTATGACGAGGCGGTTCAAATCCTGGAAGATATGCGTAAACAGATGAACAACAGGGATATCTCCCACGATTAA
- a CDS encoding YdeI/OmpD-associated family protein → METPLVDQDLLLERFDGKGGWTFIRLPDLPQGDKGYFGMRKVRGFIDQYELPPCNLMPLKKGVMMLPVKAAIRKQIKKEAGEKVRLVLYPAGQQTKEIIPNDFLECLHDEPAALRNFQAMPAAEQEKCLQWLMEVSVPDARIQRMADAINHLAEGRSYLGTKMK, encoded by the coding sequence ATGGAAACACCACTGGTCGACCAGGACCTCTTACTCGAACGTTTCGACGGCAAAGGCGGATGGACTTTCATCCGCCTGCCGGATTTGCCCCAGGGCGACAAAGGCTATTTTGGCATGCGCAAGGTACGTGGCTTCATTGATCAATACGAACTGCCGCCCTGCAACCTCATGCCCCTCAAAAAAGGCGTGATGATGCTGCCGGTAAAAGCCGCTATCCGTAAACAGATTAAAAAGGAAGCCGGTGAAAAGGTCAGGTTAGTACTATATCCCGCGGGTCAGCAAACAAAGGAAATCATCCCCAATGATTTCCTGGAATGCCTTCACGACGAACCGGCCGCGCTGCGTAACTTTCAGGCGATGCCGGCTGCTGAACAGGAAAAATGCCTGCAGTGGCTGATGGAAGTCAGTGTGCCCGATGCCCGGATCCAACGGATGGCAGATGCCATCAATCACCTGGCCGAAGGCAGAAGTTACCTGGGTACAAAAATGAAATAA
- a CDS encoding alpha/beta fold hydrolase, with amino-acid sequence MNNTLSTAAGVISGQQQYFTTGDGVRIAYQLDGNAGNPVLVFSNSIATNYHMWDAQIAAFSPYFRILRFDTRGNGASGAPAGDYSLSRMSLDVIALLDHLGIERVHFLGLSLGGFIAQYIATHAPERINKLILAHTAAHLGPEEGFNNNIRSLRQHPDMAAFENMFIRNWFPAAMIDAEDPRIAPFRKVILAMSPTGLAGSFAAVRDGDLRKTAPLIPHQTLVIGGDDDTVTLPEHSAFLAVAIPDARLVMLPAVHLSNVELKETFNQTVLEFLQ; translated from the coding sequence ATGAACAATACACTTAGCACAGCAGCCGGCGTCATTTCAGGCCAACAACAATATTTCACCACCGGCGACGGTGTACGCATTGCCTACCAGCTGGACGGCAACGCCGGCAACCCGGTACTGGTATTTTCCAATTCCATTGCCACCAACTATCACATGTGGGACGCGCAGATAGCGGCCTTCAGTCCCTATTTCCGCATACTGCGTTTCGACACCAGGGGCAACGGCGCTTCCGGCGCTCCGGCCGGCGATTACTCCCTCAGCCGTATGTCCCTCGACGTTATAGCGCTGCTGGACCACCTCGGCATTGAACGGGTGCATTTCCTCGGGCTTTCCCTCGGCGGCTTCATTGCTCAGTACATCGCCACGCATGCGCCGGAGCGGATAAACAAACTCATACTGGCGCATACTGCCGCCCATCTCGGTCCGGAGGAAGGTTTTAACAATAACATCCGCTCCCTGCGCCAGCATCCAGATATGGCCGCATTTGAAAACATGTTTATCCGCAACTGGTTCCCCGCCGCCATGATCGACGCTGAAGATCCCCGCATTGCACCGTTCCGGAAAGTAATCCTGGCCATGTCTCCCACCGGGCTGGCAGGCTCCTTTGCGGCTGTACGCGATGGCGACCTGCGCAAAACAGCGCCGCTGATACCGCACCAAACGCTGGTTATCGGTGGCGACGATGATACCGTAACTTTACCGGAGCACAGCGCATTCCTCGCTGTAGCTATCCCCGATGCCCGGCTGGTCATGCTGCCGGCAGTACACCTGTCCAATGTGGAGCTGAAGGAAACATTTAACCAGACAGTGCTGGAGTTCCTGCAGTAG
- a CDS encoding helix-turn-helix domain-containing protein, translating to MEKLLYRPFDLQVSAEEQWEKRPLVYHFFEIVHILEGSGSREVNLNKLSYAKGDTFLFTPLDCRGFLSETPTRFCSIRFSEIFISQYKQAQDQERALRWLKQLEHIFFQHNRFQCIQITDPADHRIIGQLVHSMIEEHHQQKDHYQENMQHFISLLLNILARNVADSTRESARDGEEPLINKMLVHIHTHIGEPDRLKMEFLAASFHLSANYVSEYFKKFTGVGLQQYISQYRMKLVEQRLLNSALTIGQIADEFGFTDESHLNRVFRKQHGVSPTVFRKPAVKGVVA from the coding sequence ATGGAAAAATTACTTTACCGGCCGTTTGATTTACAGGTGTCAGCAGAAGAGCAGTGGGAGAAACGCCCGCTGGTATATCACTTTTTTGAGATTGTGCATATACTGGAAGGCAGCGGCTCAAGGGAGGTAAACCTGAATAAACTGTCTTACGCCAAGGGAGATACTTTTCTTTTTACACCGTTGGACTGCAGGGGATTTCTCAGCGAAACACCTACCCGTTTCTGTTCCATCCGCTTCTCAGAAATATTTATCTCCCAATATAAACAGGCACAGGACCAGGAGCGCGCGCTCCGGTGGCTGAAGCAGCTGGAGCATATTTTCTTTCAGCATAACCGCTTTCAGTGTATACAGATCACTGATCCGGCAGATCATCGTATTATCGGGCAGCTGGTCCACAGTATGATAGAAGAGCATCATCAGCAGAAAGACCACTACCAGGAGAATATGCAACATTTTATCTCCCTGTTGCTCAACATACTGGCCCGCAATGTGGCCGACAGCACCCGGGAAAGCGCCCGTGATGGGGAAGAGCCGCTGATCAATAAAATGCTGGTGCATATCCACACGCATATCGGTGAGCCGGACCGGCTAAAGATGGAGTTTCTGGCCGCCAGTTTCCACTTGTCAGCCAACTACGTCAGCGAATACTTCAAGAAGTTTACCGGCGTGGGGCTGCAGCAATATATCAGCCAATACAGGATGAAACTGGTAGAACAGCGGTTGCTCAACAGTGCGCTGACGATCGGGCAGATCGCCGACGAGTTTGGGTTTACCGATGAAAGTCATCTCAACAGGGTATTCAGAAAACAACATGGCGTGAGCCCTACCGTTTTCCGTAAACCAGCGGTGAAAGGAGTTGTGGCCTGA
- a CDS encoding GrpB family protein translates to MSVDRNLYYIPASLSVDDIIHQAESDPDEVPWVRGVPVREQIHIEDYNPQWPVWFEQLKARVQQALGAAALHIEHVGSTAVEQLPAKPVIDMDVIVADPVDEAAYVPALEALGYRLEVREPSWYQHRMFRLEQPRVNLHIFGPECPEAVRHILFRNWLRQHPEDRERYAAIKYEAARGVDNAGDYNAKKNAVVKAIYDRMYRALGLVS, encoded by the coding sequence ATGTCTGTTGACCGTAACCTGTATTATATTCCAGCCTCCCTTTCTGTAGATGATATCATTCATCAGGCGGAATCAGACCCGGATGAAGTGCCCTGGGTAAGAGGCGTTCCTGTACGGGAACAGATTCACATTGAAGATTATAACCCGCAGTGGCCCGTATGGTTTGAGCAGCTGAAAGCCAGGGTGCAGCAGGCGCTCGGTGCTGCGGCTCTGCACATAGAGCATGTCGGTTCAACGGCAGTGGAGCAGTTGCCCGCCAAACCGGTGATAGACATGGATGTGATAGTAGCAGATCCGGTTGACGAAGCTGCTTATGTCCCCGCCCTGGAAGCGCTTGGCTACCGGCTGGAGGTGCGGGAGCCTTCATGGTACCAGCATCGTATGTTCCGGCTGGAGCAACCGCGGGTGAACCTGCATATTTTCGGTCCTGAATGCCCCGAGGCGGTACGGCATATCCTGTTCCGCAACTGGCTCCGCCAGCATCCCGAAGACAGGGAGCGTTATGCTGCCATCAAGTATGAAGCAGCCAGAGGCGTGGATAACGCCGGTGATTACAACGCCAAAAAGAACGCCGTGGTAAAAGCTATTTATGACCGGATGTACCGGGCGCTGGGACTGGTGAGCTAG
- a CDS encoding thioredoxin family protein: MKKLLLLAAFLPLMAVAQDKGMHFEHGSWAEIKAKAKAENKYIFVDCYTTWCGPCKYMSANIFPQEKVGDFMNEKYLNVKVQMDKTPKDGEDVKKWYADAEQIDKDYTIRAYPTFLVFAPDGQIVDRQVGGADADMFIERCAASLDPAKQYYPQLAKYKNGQKDTAFLRKLALLALDKYDQANAEAVAKEYISQQKDLYTPVNINFVAKFTQSSKDPGFDMFLHHADKVNKVLGAGKAEAKVMEIAAREEVYSKLRPQESAPDWASIEKTVKAKYPAIAEELMLKTKIQYFSYMKDADNAVANIVAYMKKYGHKADPQALNEYAWTIFEKCNDQKCIEEALEWSKRSFKDNEYPAFMDTYANLLYKAGKKAEALVWEEKAMNKAEGDEKKNYEATLEKMKKGEKYWN, translated from the coding sequence ATGAAAAAATTACTGTTGTTAGCCGCTTTCCTACCGCTGATGGCTGTAGCACAGGACAAAGGCATGCATTTCGAGCATGGCTCCTGGGCAGAGATCAAAGCCAAGGCCAAAGCAGAAAACAAGTACATTTTTGTAGACTGCTACACTACCTGGTGCGGCCCCTGCAAATACATGTCCGCCAACATTTTCCCGCAGGAAAAAGTGGGAGACTTCATGAATGAGAAATATCTCAACGTAAAGGTGCAGATGGACAAGACGCCCAAGGATGGGGAAGACGTTAAAAAATGGTATGCTGACGCAGAGCAGATTGACAAGGATTATACTATCCGCGCATATCCTACTTTCCTGGTTTTCGCGCCTGACGGCCAGATCGTTGACCGGCAGGTAGGCGGCGCCGATGCGGACATGTTCATCGAAAGATGCGCCGCTTCCCTCGATCCTGCCAAACAATATTATCCGCAGCTGGCGAAATATAAAAACGGTCAGAAAGACACTGCTTTCCTGCGTAAGCTGGCCCTGCTCGCCCTGGACAAATACGATCAGGCAAACGCTGAAGCTGTAGCCAAAGAATACATCAGTCAACAGAAAGACCTTTATACACCTGTCAACATCAACTTTGTAGCGAAATTCACCCAGAGCTCAAAAGATCCCGGCTTTGATATGTTCCTGCATCATGCCGACAAAGTGAATAAAGTACTGGGCGCCGGCAAAGCAGAAGCGAAAGTAATGGAGATCGCCGCCAGAGAAGAGGTATATTCTAAATTGCGGCCTCAGGAGAGTGCGCCGGACTGGGCTTCCATCGAAAAAACTGTGAAAGCCAAGTACCCTGCTATCGCGGAAGAGCTGATGCTGAAAACCAAGATTCAATATTTCAGCTACATGAAAGACGCCGATAACGCGGTGGCTAACATCGTTGCCTATATGAAAAAATACGGTCATAAAGCAGATCCGCAGGCACTGAATGAGTATGCATGGACCATCTTCGAAAAATGCAACGATCAGAAATGCATAGAGGAGGCGCTGGAGTGGAGCAAACGTTCTTTCAAAGACAACGAGTATCCCGCTTTCATGGACACGTATGCTAACCTGCTGTACAAAGCCGGTAAAAAGGCTGAGGCGCTGGTATGGGAAGAGAAAGCCATGAACAAGGCAGAAGGAGACGAGAAAAAGAACTATGAGGCTACCCTGGAGAAAATGAAAAAAGGCGAGAAATACTGGAACTAG